Genomic segment of Leptospira perdikensis:
ATTGAAAGTAGAGGAAGTTCTGACTTTCAGTGACTCCAAAAAGTAATAATAACAATATATTTACAATGACGAAGGTTGTATATTTTATCCAACTTCCTGTAAGAAGGGTAGGGATTTGTCTTTTGGAAAAGATGTAACTTGCTGCAAAACAAATCACAAGGAGGATGCCGAATCGGTAGTTGGACCATCTGGCAATAGGTGCTACAGAATCATTTAGAAAAACTAAAGCTTTCATCATCGGAACTGCTTTTTCCATTGTTTCTGCCCGGAACATGATGAAACCAAATGCTAAACAAAACATGGTGAAGATACGAGCAAATAGGTCGTAAACTTTGCCACCTTTCCCATTTAAGAATTTAGCCAGTTTGGTATCCCCATAAAATTTATGTGAAAGTAACATGGTTCCTTGCCAGATTCCCCAACCTACATAATGGTACGCTGCCCCATGCCAAAGTCCTGCAAAGAGCCAAGTGATCATAATGTTTCTAATATACATCACAATACTCACTCTGGATCCACCTAACGGAATGTAAATGTAATCTCTGATCCACGTAGAAAACGATATATGCCATTTGGACCAATGGTCGGCAATGTTTCGGCAAGACATTGGAAAGTTGAAGTTTGGATTGAATTGGAATCCAAATAACCTGGCAACTCCAATGGCGATATCTGTATATCCAGCAAAGTCAAAATAGATTTGCCATCCAAAAGCAAGAGCTCCTGTCCAAATTTCAATGGTATTTAGATTTTGATAGTTAGCAAATGTAGAATCGACAACGCGGGCAAGGTTGTCTGCGAAAACAATTTTTCTGGTAAACCCAATCAAAATCAAAGCAAAGGCAGCCTCAATATGTTCTTTGTAAACACTGAGGCGAAAGTCTAAATCTCGAAAAAACGTTTCGGCCCGAACAATAGGGCCGGCCACAAGTTGCGGGAAGAAGGCCACATATAAAGCAAAGTCGAGAAAGGATTTTCTAGCTTCAATTTTGCGATTGTATACATCAATGGTATAACTCATGGATTGGAATGTATAAAAAGAAATTCCCACAGGTAGGATGATGTTTTGTTTCGGGAATTGATAGGCGCCTAATAGATGGATGTCGTTGATGACTCCGAGAAGAAAGTCAGTGTATTTAAAAAATCCTAGTGTTCCAATGTTGACAACAAGGGAAAGGACTAGCAACCATCCTCTGGTGCTATCGCTATCTTTTTTTTCTTCAATGAGTCTTGCCGCAAAGTAATCGATAACAGTTGAAAAAATCAGGATAAAAACATAGGGATTGATTTTGAAATCACAGTAAAGTCGATCTGTATAGAATTTAAGTCCATCTGCCGCCATCGCCGTACAGGAAATCGATGATGGTTGCCAAGCCATATAGAAGTAATAACTAGTGAGTAAGAAAAAAAGTTTCTGTAGACGATTCTTTAAAAGATTACCGATGATGATCGTCACAAAGAAAAAAACTAAAAATTCAAAAGAGTTAAATAACATTGATTTGATTCCTAATGGTAAATTGATTCTTCGGCTAACTTTTCAACAGGTCCTTGGATTCCTTCTGTGTATCCAAATTTTGGACCGATGGAACGAGGAAGAGTCGAAAATGTAAAATTGGTACTGAAGTAAAAAAGAAATAATACTAGGTAAATTGTATGTAGGATGGCTTTGGAAAAATTTGGTAATAGTGGGATTGATAAAGATTGTAAACTATAAGAGTTCAAAATCCAAAGCCCAATGGTTGTCCCCACCCAAAATTCAAAGAAATAACCTTCCCACCATGTATAAAATCCAATTGAAGGGATAAGCCAAAACACCATCACCAATAGTTCTTGTTTGTATCGGGCCCACATAGTACGGAAATTCAAAATTCCCAGAGTCAAACTAAAAATCCAGAATAAAAGATTCAAATTGTAGGGAAGGTGTTTAGGATTCTGGAAGTCAAATAAGTTCACACGGAATTTAGGAATGACGTTCTGGAATACTAAAAACGCGTCTCCAATTCCTCGGTAAAAGTACAATACATAGTTTTTTTCTTCTCCGAGACTTGTTCCCCAGCGGTTGATGGCTGCATACAAGAACATCCAAAACGAAAAATGTTTTTCATCCAAAGGACCTAGTCCTCGTTTTAAGATGATGAATCCAACGAATAAATAAGAAAGAATGGTCGCAACTCCGAGGCATGTCAGATATACAAATATGATCCTAAGTTTTTTTCCTAAACTTCTATTAGGAGAAAGAAAAACTGCCATGGGTACCATCCCAAAGTGAATGACATTGGACTGATGGAAATAGATACTAAAAAGTTGAATGATCCACAAAACAAGAAGGTGTTTTGTTTTTAAACCCTGTCTTAGATAATAAATTGTAAATAAAAATAACAATGCCATCAGACAGGAATGGATGAGTGGAGTGTCATTGTGCAAACTATAAAACCAAAATGCTTGAGTGACTTGGATGACAAGAGCAAGAATGATTCCGAGAACTAAATCTTTGTATAATTTGTAATAGAGCCAAATAAAAAGCCCCAAAAAGAATAAAGAAAAACTTAAAATTCGTAATCGCAAAAAAAACATAATATCCGTTGTCGGATAGATGGAACGAAGCATTTTCCAATAAAGTAGACCCGATGATTCAAAACCTAAATGGTGTGGATTAAAAAATGCAGACTCCACTCGATCTTTTTGAATATTGAGTGCATAGACACAAGAATCCCAATCAAAGGCCCGTGATAGGTATCTTAGATGGAATAAAAAAAGAACGAGCAGTAAAAGAAGAATGAATAACTTTTTCAAGAATCCAATCCCGATTTAGCGTTTCAAAATTCTATTAATAATAGTTCGGTTCTTTTGATATGGAAAAAAATAAGGAGTAGTAATGATGGTTTCCCCATCCTTTTCCCAAACCATGCGGTTCCAACCTAAATAATCACTGAGACCACCATGTTCGAATCCGAGTTGTAAGCCTTCTGATTCTAAGTTGAACTTATTTAGTTTTTTCCCAAACCCAAATCTTTGAATTTGCCAAATTTCATTTTTAACAAAAACAGTCCTTCTGTTCCATTTGTTTAATAAGCGGCTAATATCCATTAATAGAGAAGTAGCAATGTAAAAATATACAAAAACAGATAGATAGTGATAATATCTAAGTTCATCCAAAAAAGGAATTTTTAAAACTTTGGTAATCTCAAGGACTCCCACAAACCAATAGAAAAACTTTCCCAAATAAAAGGCATAAGGCAAAGTATAGGTGAAAAAAAGAATGGAGGTAACAATGAGTAATAAAGAGGGGAGAGGGTTTATTGTTAACTCATCGTATAAAGAGGTTCCAAAGTAAGCGATTTCTTTTTTACTTTGAATTTCTTTCCATCGGGAGATCCATTTTTTGATGACTTTCATTAAAAGATTACCTCTTCTATTTTTTTTGCTGTTTCTTCCCATGTCCATTGTTTGGCAGGAAATTTGGGTGACCTTGTTTTTTTTGTTCCTGACATCAATTCAAAACTATTTGTCCAAAGTTTTGTGTCTTTTGGTGGTACATAGATATCACATTTGTCAGATAAAATTTCTTTAAATACAGGAATGTCGGATGCAACACATCGTTTGTCCTCCAACATAGCCTCCAATAAAGGTAATCCAAACCCTTCATGTAGTGAGGGGAAAAAGAACACCTTACATTGTTTAAATGCTTCGGCTAGTGTGGCTTCATCAGGGTTTTCTAAGAATTGAATGCCTTTACTTTTTATTTTAGAGTCTTTCAGCTTTTGATACAAAAATTCCCCTTCTTCTCCCCAGCCCCTTCTTCCCATAATCAGTAAGGAATGTTTGTCTTTCGGATATTTGGTTTTGAAATCTAAAAAAGCATCCACAAGGCGATTGATGTTTTTTCTTGGTTCTAAAGTTCCTACGGTTAAGAAAAAGTCTTTTGGAAAATTAGTTTTGATTTTTTTTGTTTTTTGTTTGGAAACACCGGGATAAACAACCAGGCATTTTTTTTGATATTCGGGGCGGAAAGCGGCGATTTCTTCTTTTGTGTTTTTTGATAAACAAAAGATTTTATCCGCATTTTTCAATGTAATGGGAGAAAGGAGTTTATGTTGCCAATAATTCCATTTTGCCATTGTTTCTGGTGCTGAAATGAAGTTTAGGTCATGGTAATTCACATAACTAGGAATGGGGAGCTTTCTAAAAGGTAACATTTGTATGGTTCCCCAAAATACTTCCACTCCATCTTGTTTCAGTCGTTTTGGTAATATAAAATTTAAGTAGATTGGTCCCGGAATATTTTTTGGTTCTAGAACTACTTTGGTATTAGAGATTAGTAGGTCTTGAAACACCGGATGGATAGGTTTGTTCGTATAAAGAAAAAATTCTTTATTTTTGTGTTTGGGCAAAATAATCCTTAAAACTTCCGCTAAATAACGTGAGTTTCCCGTAATCCCATAGGCTAATGGCCTGGCATCAATTCCGATTTTCTGTTTCATTGAAAGCAAACCTAACGAGGTAAAAATATAATACACTAGTGGTATAAAACAAAATAGAATACATGGAGAGAGCCGCTTCGATTTTAGAACCAACAAAGGTTCTATGAGCTAAAATCGGTAAACTTAAAATCATAAGTAAAATATACATTTCTTTCTGATTGTTTTCTTTGTGAGTTGTCCTATATAAAATAAAATAGATGGGAACAAAACAAATAATATAACTATGAATCCAACTGATTCCACTGAAGAGAGCTGAAATTAAGAATAATAATGATATGATTTCCCATTTTTTGTTTTCCTTTCTCCAAAGAAGTAAAAGTGGAACTCCAAACAAAATCATAAAGAAAAGTTGAATGATCTTTAAACTGGAAAGAGAAAGATTGATGAAGGGCATTCCGTAAGTGGGCTGATTGATCATATCTGCCCCTGAAACAAAATACTTAGCTAAAGTAGAACTCAAGGATTGATTGTTTTTCCAAGAACGAAGTAGGGGATTACTAAACGCGTTCCCTAAAATTTCTGTGAGCCATTCCGTTGTCATTCGGATTGTATAATCAAAATTGTAAAGAAGAGGAAGAGCATTCCAGAAAAACATCCCAAATAAAAACCATAGGATTCTTTGGTATTTTTTTTCGTAAACAAAGACAAAAAGAAAAACTAACGGTGTGATTTTGATACTGACTGCCAGTGCAAGAAGAAGCCCACTCAAGACATGAGATCTAATTGTTAGTGAAACTAACACAAGTAAAATGAGAAGGAACCCCACTTGGTTGTTTTGGATATGACTTTCTAAAAATCGGAAGTTGAATACCAAGGTTCCAATTAAGATCAAATAAGGAAACGGAGATTTACGGTTGGATAGTTCCTTATTTTGAAAGATAAGGTATAAAATGAGAAGTAATGAACATAAACTTAGAATTTCAAAAGCGAGGGCTGCATTTGGTTCTGATAGATAAGTAAAAGGAATGAGTAAAAAGGAAAATAACGGAGGATAAATGTAGGTGGCAGTTTCGTTTTGGAGTGCAGAAAGTAAATGTAGGTTTTCTGGTCGGAAGAGATCTTCCATGGTTTTGATTTTTGTTTGGAGTTCGAAGGCAACATCAAAGCGGTAGAGATTTTCCCCGGTTTCCCAACGTTCCGCCGCATGATAATAATCCAAAAAATCAGATTTCTGTTTGGATCGAGAAACAGAAAGGACGAGCAGAATCAAAACGAGTAGAGTTAAGACCCATTTTCCACGTTTCTCTAGGTTTTCTAAAAATTTCCACATAGTTCTCCTACCATTCCCAATATTTCTGGTTAATTGACAAGGTTTTCCCAAGGCTATACAAAGATGGATTTTTTACAGGAATACGATTTCCTCCTTCCCGAAGAACAAATTGCTAAATTTCCCTTAGAAAATCGGGATGAGTCACGACTTTTGGTTGTCGACAAAACTGAGTCAAAACATTGGGAAGCACCTTTGTTTCGGGACATTATAAATCTTGTACGTCCCGGTGATATTTTTGTTTATAATGAGACAAAGGTATCCTATCGCCGGGTGTATTTACAAGTTGGGTCAGGTAGGATTCATGAATCGATTTTTTTAGAACCACAAGACCCAACAAATCAAACTTGGTTATGTATCTTAAAAAATAGAGCCAAATTAAAGTTTGGTGATAAACTCTCTCCCGTAGCTTTTCCCAACTTCTCCTTTTCCTTCCAGGGGCATTCGGAAGAACTTTCCATTTTGTATTCAGAAACAGAAATTTCTGATTCTGACTTCGCAATTTTTGGAAACATTCCAATCCCTCCCTATTTAAAACGAAATGTAACAGAAGAGGATAAGGTTCGATACCAAACTATTTTTGCAAATCGTTCGGGTTCAGTGGCCGCACCAACAGCGGGACTTCATTTTACAGAAAAGTTAAAAGATGAATTACGAACTAGGGGAGTCGAATTTTTGCCAGTAGAATTACAAATTGGTTATGGGACATTTCGTCCTTTAACCACCGAACAATGGCAGACTAAAACTCTACACAGGGAGAACTACTCAGTTTCTGAAGCCACCGCTACAAAGTTAAACGAGGCCCGAAAAGAAGGAAGGAGGGTCATTGCCATCGGTACAACCACTCTTCGTGTTCTAGAATCTGTATTTGATTCTCAATTGAAGACATATAAGGTAGGATCAAGTCAAACTGACATCTTTTTGTCGCCAGGTGACAATATTCAATCCGTACAAGGACTGATTACTAACTTTCATCTCCCTAAATCCAGTCTCTTACTCCTAGTCAGTGCCTTTGCCAACACCCGACTTGTGATGAGTTCTTATCAGTATGCATTGAAGAACGGGTTTCGTTTTTATTCTTACGGAGATTCGATGTTCCTATTTTAAAAATAGATTTACATTCATTGGAATTTAGGAAATATGTTTCTACAGTTTCTTTATGCACTCCCCGAAATCTTCGGTATTTGTTTCCTTATTCTCAGGTTTAGGTCTTCTTGGGGTGGTTTATTTTGCTCCAGTGAAAGAACCTGCTGTGAGAGAATTAGAAACTCCAGTTTTACTGGAGTTAGGTGAAGAATATGTTTACCCTAACCAAATAAAATCGAAAGGTTTTAAGCCTGGCTCTGGAGATTTAGAATATTCTAATACTTTAAAGTCGCTATCTCTTGGGTTATTGCCGGGTGTTAGAAGAGAGCGGACATCTGGTTCCAAATGGAATCCTTTTGTTAATTCTGGTTCTAAGTTGGACTTCGATTTTTCTCCTCAGTCGGCATATGTTTGGGATGCAAAACTTACGGGAGAGCCTTCCTTATCACAGCCGAATTTAACAACACCAGTACATCCGTCGGCAACAATGATTTTTCGTCAAATGGATACCAATAGACGTTCGTTAGTTGACCCTAAACAAATGTATGAGTATCAGGGAAGTTTTTCCCCTTCAAAGTTTCTCAAGGTACAAACTGCCGTTTATAATGTAAAAACAGAAAATCCTGTGGCCGCTTATGGTGCAGAAGGTGGGAAGTTTTCTTTTTTTTTTGGCAGTGACAAAGTCCAATTAAACGTAAAATACAATTATGTAAATGCAAGGCCTGGTTCCGCACCTGGTGGACAAATGGGATTTTCTCCTGCCCAGGACATCGCATCTCTTGGTCTCGTTGTTTTTTTAGGTTCTTCGAAGAATTATTCTCTTTATGTGGGGAATCAAATTTTCAATGTTTTTAATGATCCCTTATTACAAGTCAAAGACCAAAATGGTAGATCTCCAGAAACTTTTTCTGCCTCCTTTCGTGGAAAACATCCAGGAAAACTAAAAACGACATTTTTTTTGAATTTCCAGAACCAATTTTATAAAGACGGTATGCTGATTGGGGTTCCCGGTGGTTTTATGTATGGAAATGGCTTTAATGGAAAATCGTTTTATGAACAGGTCACCTCACTCGGGATGGAACTTGCGTTTTAGAGTAATCACTATATTCTTTTTTTTATTTAGCGTTAGCGCTTGTTATCTGGGAGAGGAAAGAGAATCCAAACCCAAAAAAGCCTCAACCCCGCCTTTAGAGCAATTGGCCGTTTCTCTTTCTGAAAAAGGTTTCTATTTCCAACCACAGAGACTAGTGGTTCTGACATTTTTAGACAATGAAGGCAAAAAAAGCCCCTATGGTGAAATCCTTGCGGAAAAACTGACTACGGAACTCGTAAAAAAAGATCGGTTCCAGATTTTAGACCGTTTGGCCAACCAAAAAGTTTTAAAAGAAGCAGGGCTTGGACTGGATGCTTCCACAGATACTGCCACCTTGCGGAAAATAGGCGATGTTTTGAAACTGGATGTCATCATCACAGGAATTGTGACACCATACCAAGACGGAGTTTTTGTCAATACTAGGCTTATTGAAATCAAATCGGGCCTCATCCTCAAAGCTGACGAAGTTTATGTCCGTATTGACGGTTAGAAAAGATACTCATTCTCACTAAAGAGCCAAATTTACTGATTTTAATACTTGTAGTTTAATTTTCGATTGATTCCCTTTTTTCCTGCGTTCTGATAGGTATAAGAGGTTCAGATGGCATTTGATATAGAAATGATTGCGGCACGTTATTCCAAAATGGAAGCGACCATAGCACAAGCCAGGAAGGTAGTGGGTCGGCCCCTCACACTTACAGAGAAGATTTTATACAACCACCTTTGGGATGGTAATCCAACAACTAGTTTTGGTCGTGGTGTTGACTATGTTGACTTTGCACCAGATCGAGTTGCTATGCAAGATGCAACAGCGCAAATGGCGCTTCTCCAATTTATGCAAGCTGGTCGTAAAAAAGTAGCGGTTCCATCTACCGTTCACTGTGACCACTTGATCACAGCAAAAGACGAATCCGGTGTGGATCTTAGTTTTGCTGTCAAAGAAAACAAAGAAGTATATGATTTTTTATCCTCAGTTACTAATAAATATGGAATAGGTTTTTGGAAACCAGGTGCTGGTATCATTCACCAAGTGGTTTTAGAAAATTATGCATTCCCTGGTGGGATGATGATTGGAACCGATTCACATACAGTAAATGCTGGTGGACTTGGAATGGTTGCGATCGGAGTTGGTGGAGCGGATGCTTGTGACGTGATGGCAGGTCTTGCTTGGGAACTCAAGTGG
This window contains:
- a CDS encoding MBOAT family O-acyltransferase; this encodes MLFNSFEFLVFFFVTIIIGNLLKNRLQKLFFLLTSYYFYMAWQPSSISCTAMAADGLKFYTDRLYCDFKINPYVFILIFSTVIDYFAARLIEEKKDSDSTRGWLLVLSLVVNIGTLGFFKYTDFLLGVINDIHLLGAYQFPKQNIILPVGISFYTFQSMSYTIDVYNRKIEARKSFLDFALYVAFFPQLVAGPIVRAETFFRDLDFRLSVYKEHIEAAFALILIGFTRKIVFADNLARVVDSTFANYQNLNTIEIWTGALAFGWQIYFDFAGYTDIAIGVARLFGFQFNPNFNFPMSCRNIADHWSKWHISFSTWIRDYIYIPLGGSRVSIVMYIRNIMITWLFAGLWHGAAYHYVGWGIWQGTMLLSHKFYGDTKLAKFLNGKGGKVYDLFARIFTMFCLAFGFIMFRAETMEKAVPMMKALVFLNDSVAPIARWSNYRFGILLVICFAASYIFSKRQIPTLLTGSWIKYTTFVIVNILLLLLFGVTESQNFLYFQF
- a CDS encoding LIMLP_18675 family protein; this translates as MKVIKKWISRWKEIQSKKEIAYFGTSLYDELTINPLPSLLLIVTSILFFTYTLPYAFYLGKFFYWFVGVLEITKVLKIPFLDELRYYHYLSVFVYFYIATSLLMDISRLLNKWNRRTVFVKNEIWQIQRFGFGKKLNKFNLESEGLQLGFEHGGLSDYLGWNRMVWEKDGETIITTPYFFPYQKNRTIINRILKR
- a CDS encoding glycosyltransferase family 4 protein: MKQKIGIDARPLAYGITGNSRYLAEVLRIILPKHKNKEFFLYTNKPIHPVFQDLLISNTKVVLEPKNIPGPIYLNFILPKRLKQDGVEVFWGTIQMLPFRKLPIPSYVNYHDLNFISAPETMAKWNYWQHKLLSPITLKNADKIFCLSKNTKEEIAAFRPEYQKKCLVVYPGVSKQKTKKIKTNFPKDFFLTVGTLEPRKNINRLVDAFLDFKTKYPKDKHSLLIMGRRGWGEEGEFLYQKLKDSKIKSKGIQFLENPDEATLAEAFKQCKVFFFPSLHEGFGLPLLEAMLEDKRCVASDIPVFKEILSDKCDIYVPPKDTKLWTNSFELMSGTKKTRSPKFPAKQWTWEETAKKIEEVIF
- a CDS encoding glycosyltransferase family 87 protein, with the translated sequence MWKFLENLEKRGKWVLTLLVLILLVLSVSRSKQKSDFLDYYHAAERWETGENLYRFDVAFELQTKIKTMEDLFRPENLHLLSALQNETATYIYPPLFSFLLIPFTYLSEPNAALAFEILSLCSLLLILYLIFQNKELSNRKSPFPYLILIGTLVFNFRFLESHIQNNQVGFLLILLVLVSLTIRSHVLSGLLLALAVSIKITPLVFLFVFVYEKKYQRILWFLFGMFFWNALPLLYNFDYTIRMTTEWLTEILGNAFSNPLLRSWKNNQSLSSTLAKYFVSGADMINQPTYGMPFINLSLSSLKIIQLFFMILFGVPLLLLWRKENKKWEIISLLFLISALFSGISWIHSYIICFVPIYFILYRTTHKENNQKEMYILLMILSLPILAHRTFVGSKIEAALSMYSILFYTTSVLYFYLVRFAFNETENRN
- the queA gene encoding tRNA preQ1(34) S-adenosylmethionine ribosyltransferase-isomerase QueA, with protein sequence MDFLQEYDFLLPEEQIAKFPLENRDESRLLVVDKTESKHWEAPLFRDIINLVRPGDIFVYNETKVSYRRVYLQVGSGRIHESIFLEPQDPTNQTWLCILKNRAKLKFGDKLSPVAFPNFSFSFQGHSEELSILYSETEISDSDFAIFGNIPIPPYLKRNVTEEDKVRYQTIFANRSGSVAAPTAGLHFTEKLKDELRTRGVEFLPVELQIGYGTFRPLTTEQWQTKTLHRENYSVSEATATKLNEARKEGRRVIAIGTTTLRVLESVFDSQLKTYKVGSSQTDIFLSPGDNIQSVQGLITNFHLPKSSLLLLVSAFANTRLVMSSYQYALKNGFRFYSYGDSMFLF
- a CDS encoding FlgO family outer membrane protein, which gives rise to MNRSPHSGWNLRFRVITIFFFLFSVSACYLGEERESKPKKASTPPLEQLAVSLSEKGFYFQPQRLVVLTFLDNEGKKSPYGEILAEKLTTELVKKDRFQILDRLANQKVLKEAGLGLDASTDTATLRKIGDVLKLDVIITGIVTPYQDGVFVNTRLIEIKSGLILKADEVYVRIDG